The following coding sequences lie in one Musa acuminata AAA Group cultivar baxijiao chromosome BXJ3-1, Cavendish_Baxijiao_AAA, whole genome shotgun sequence genomic window:
- the LOC135628600 gene encoding uncharacterized protein LOC135628600 has translation MMPSPSSHDHVLRRSFSEQRSFPRSCNHSYRFYINLLITLFCVFLTLLQIQTVIRTSTAPFTFPSSYSAWPLLAHHVHNLIGELELRQRSTAEPRGNVTFLPLKDLRFAETAMVGNTWFMSSVNDTKEKGEAEYVYFPSKEMDGKLLCLGGGSASNGTMNSYALAPAEALPPNAKLLSGPTFVSDTFYSYDNIFHGISALAPFVAWHERKACVMPARWVLYQQGEIRRNLKSPWIRTLMEATFGPSMEIEQFRKSDEGPSCFEQAVVFRHNQGAMGRERKEKLYDLLRCNARAYCNITMEEDGLKAIRLTLLLRVGARSFKDDDAVIHIFRRECTKVEGCRLKIAHPNNLNFCDQVKLMSGTDILASPHGAQLTNMFFMDKNSSVMEFFPKGWLELAGVGQYVYRWLADWSGMRHQGAWNDPHGEPCPPGLTTSCFSFLKNQQLGHDEAFFSNWTARVLGETRRYKLQKPSTEAAQEREGHCKCG, from the exons ATGATGCCTTCTCCTTCATCTCATGATCACGTCCTCCGCAGATCTTTCTCCGAGCAAAGGAGCTTCCCTCGCTCCTGTAACCACTCATACAGATTCTACATCAACCTACTCATCACCCTCTTCTGCGTCTTCCTCACCCTTCTCCAGATCCAGACTGTGATCAGAACATCGACGGCTCCCTTCACGTTCCCCTCCTCCTACTCCGCATGGCCACTTCTGGCTCACCATGTTCATAACCTAATCGGCGAGCTCGAGCTGAGGCAGAGGTCGACAGCGGAGCCACGGGGCAATGTCACGTTCCTCCCCCTCAAGGACCTTCGATTCGCCGAGACCGCCATGGTAGGCAACACTTGGTTCATGAGCTCCGTAAATGACACCAAGGAGAAAGGCGAGGCTGAATACGTCTACTTCCCATCGAAGGAGATGGACGGCAAGCTGCTGTGCTTGGGTGGTGGTAGCGCTTCCAACGGCACCATGAATTCGTATGCTTTGGCACCAGCGGAAGCTCTTCCGCCGAACGCCAAGCTGCTTTCAGGGCCGACCTTCGTGTCGGACACCTTCTACAGCTACGATAACATATTCCATGGGATATCAGCGTTGGCGCCCTTCGTAGCATGGCACGAGAGGAAGGCCTGCGTCATGCCGGCCAGGTGGGTGCTGTACCAGCAAGGGGAGATAAGAAGAAACCTAAAGAGCCCGTGGATTCGGACCTTGATGGAGGCCACCTTCGGTCCGAGCATGGAGATCGAGCAGTTCCGCAAGAGCGACGAGGGACCGAGCTGCTTCGAGCAGGCGGTGGTGTTCCGCCATAACCAAGGAGCCATGGGCAGGGAGAGGAAGGAGAAGCTCTACGACTTGCTGAGGTGCAATGCTCGAGCTTACTGTAACATCACCATGGAAGAAGATGGTCTCAAGGCCATAAGGCTCACGCTGCTACTGAGGGTGGGTGCGAGGTCGTTCAAGGATGACGACGCCGTGATCCACATCTTTCGGAGGGAATGCACGAAGGTGGAAGGTTGCAGGCTCAAGATTGCCCACCCAAACAATCTAAACTTTTGCGATCAG GTGAAGCTGATGAGCGGAACAGACATCCTGGCGTCGCCACACGGAGCCCAGCTGACCAACATGTTCTTCATGGACAAGAACAGCAGCGTCATGGAGTTCTTCCCCAAGGGGTGGCTGGAGCTCGCGGGAGTTGGCCAGTACGTGTACCGCTGGTTGGCCGACTGGTCCGGAATGCGGCACCAGGGCGCATGGAACGACCCCCACGGCGAGCCATGCCCTCCCGGCCTCACCACCTCGTGCTTCTCCTTCCTCAAGAACCAGCAGTTGGGACACGACGAGGCCTTCTTCTCCAACTGGACCGCGCGAGTCCTGGGCGAGACGAGGAGATACAAGCTGCAGAAGCCATCCACGGAAGCAGCTCAAGAACGTGAAGGTCATTGCAAGTGTGGCTAA
- the LOC135628904 gene encoding E3 ubiquitin-protein ligase ATL31-like, which translates to MATANHRPTPALAHGTASLPLLVLTLVLVTPRCVDAQASQTPYSGYNVKIDPTIAALIIAFICGFFFLGFFSVYLRQCRSGSSSGTRPSGVVESGAVSRRTVRRGIDPEVLASFPTMAYSEAKEHKKGNDTLECAVCLSEFADEDTLRLLPRCSHVFHVDCIDIWLDTHVTCPVCRANLAEPAAAACESTPAEESGAMEEGDLEAGRPSVGYRRWHSTGHEGEEVDRYTLRLPEDIRREIFTAAGLRRAASVAEPRVRGVASGSGGYRRGWSGRWGFLLRTFSVRRRADGTAVEGSSKRVYPSVEAPLDLALGEGGGKSEPIKEGTKEKEAVVTESPSSSSSSSSATSSAMERF; encoded by the coding sequence ATGGCGACGGCAAACCACCGCCCGACCCCAGCACTCGCCCATGGGACGGCGTCGCTTCCGCTCTTAGTGCTCACTCTGGTTCTCGTCACTCCCCGCTGTGTCGACGCTCAGGCCTCTCAAACGCCCTACAGCGGCTACAACGTCAAGATCGACCCCACTATCGCCGCCCTCATCATCGCCTTCATCTGTGGCTTCTTCTTCCTTGGATTCTTCTCCGTCTACCTGCGGCAGTGCAGATCCGGCAGTTCCAGCGGGACTCGACCCTCCGGGGTTGTGGAGTCCGGCGCGGTCTCCCGTCGCACCGTGCGGCGGGGAATCGACCCGGAGGTGCTCGCTTCGTTCCCTACCATGGCGTATTCTGAGGCGAAGGAGCACAAAAAAGGGAACGATACGCTGGAGTGCGCTGTGTGCCTTTCCGAGTTCGCCGACGAAGACACCCTCCGGTTGCTCCCCAGGTGCTCTCACGTGTTCCACGTCGACTGCATCGATATCTGGCTCGACACCCACGTCACCTGCCCTGTTTGCCGTGCCAACCTCGCCGAGCCGGCGGCCGCCGCCTGCGAGTCCACGCCTGCGGAGGAGTCCGGAGCGATGGAGGAAGGAGATCTGGAAGCGGGCCGGCCGTCGGTGGGGTACCGGAGGTGGCACTCCACGGGGCACGAGGGGGAGGAGGTAGACCGGTACACGCTGCGGCTTCCGGAGGACATAAGAAGGGAGATCTTCACGGCAGCAGGGCTCCGGCGGGCGGCGAGTGTGGCGGAGCCACGGGTCCGCGGGGTGGCAAGCGGGAGCGGGGGGTACCGACGGGGGTGGAGCGGGCGGTGGGGATTCCTGCTGCGGACGTTCTCGGTGAGGCGGCGAGCGGATGGGACGGCCGTGGAGGGGTCGAGCAAGAGGGTCTACCCGTCCGTCGAAGCTCCCCTTGACCTTGCTCTTGGAGAAGGAGGGGGGAAGTCCGAACCCATAAAGGAAGGAACAAAGGAGAAGGAGGCGGTGGTAACCGagtcgccgtcgtcgtcgtcgtcgtcgtcatctgcTACCTCCTCAGCGATGGAACGCTTTTAG
- the LOC103991621 gene encoding uncharacterized protein LOC103991621: MSMIRSLASFYRRKVYLLGQHGPRSHGIIVRHTQGLATLNRERRNHCTKMYVHSESSTDADVRQPSSHRPPPRSPLSTWARWVLGSMLTLILPFWEKKWRTLLRIEGEVEMVTDAVEEVFEVVEKVAIVVEKVSSEVAERLPEEGKLKDAVLSVEHVSREAAEDAHLAKDIIHKLDEVKQEVELLLESVVDAGKKVDGKK; this comes from the exons ATGTCCATGATCAGATCATTGGCTTCCTTCTACCGTCGTAAGGTTTATCTCCTTGGTCAGCATGGACCTCGTTCTCACGGCATCATCGTGCGGCATACCCAAGGCCTGGCTACGCTGAATCGAGAGAGACGTAATCATTGCACAAAGATGTATGTACACAGTGAATCGAGCACTGACGCTGATGTCAGACAACCATCTTCGCACAGGCCTCCACCTCGATCCCCCCTCTCGACTTG GGCAAGATGGGTTCTCGGGTCTATGCTAACTCTGATACTACCATTCTGGGAAAAGAAATGGAGGACCTTATTGAGAATAGAAG GTGAGGTGGAGATGGTCACAGACGCAGTGGAAGAAGTGTTCGAGGTGGTGGAGAAGGTGGCAATTGTTGTGGAGAAGGTCTCATCGGAGGTGGCAGAGAGGCTTCCTGAGGAGGGGAAGTTAAAAGATGCAGTGTTATCAGTCGAGCATGTATCGCGAGAAGCTGCAGAAGATGCTCACCTTGCAAAGGACATCATTCATAAG TTGGATGAAGTGAAACAGGAGGTGGAGTTGCTCTTGGAGTCCGTCGTCGACGCAGGGAAGAAGGTAGATGGAAAGAAATAG
- the LOC135629155 gene encoding lysine-rich arabinogalactan protein 19-like translates to MAVASIRFSVLALALMSLAVVSFAQGPAAAPSKPPATAPVKPPAPAPLTPPAAAPSKPPATAPVKPPAAAPVKPPATSPVSTPPSPAPSAKTPAASPPGPPTSASPSESPASTPASVSTPPATAPTTPAGDSGAFALPVSWTAVVAAAAAVALAL, encoded by the coding sequence ATGGCGGTCGCTTCCATCCGCTTCTCCGTGCTCGCGCTCGCCCTGATGTCGCTCGCCGTGGTTTCCTTCGCCCAGGGGCCGGCCGCCGCCCCATCGAAGCCTCCCGCCACGGCCCCAGTGAAGCCCCCTGCTCCGGCTCCTTTGACGCCCCCCGCCGCCGCCCCATCGAAGCCTCCCGCCACGGCCCCCGTGAAGCCCCCCGCCGCCGCCCCCGTCAAACCCCCAGCCACCTCCCCCGTCTCCACTCCGCCGTCACCCGCTCCCTCAGCGAAGACCCCTGCCGCATCCCCTCCCGGCCCGCCGACCTCCGCGAGCCCCTCCGAGTCGCCCGCGTCCACACCGGCGTCGGTGTCAACCCCCCCTGCGACTGCTCCCACCACGCCAGCAGGGGATAGTGGCGCCTTCGCCCTTCCCGTCAGCTGGACCGCTGTTGTGGCCGCCGCAGCTGCGGTGGCCCTCGCGCTGTAG